One region of Miscanthus floridulus cultivar M001 chromosome 19, ASM1932011v1, whole genome shotgun sequence genomic DNA includes:
- the LOC136525154 gene encoding uncharacterized protein produces MPSTTEPARGIHYAAAAAAAPTAGGVEAPAQGHGHQKRRQQIRQEEQRPSSGLAWALVILCTVLAIGVIVTGTTVFAVYLLYKPKTPYLLVSDARLETLVYDQSGTIRDLQLALTVLAENSNSKTDATFSRVNLAVGFRGADVALLRAGTFAVPRRSFLPLRYRVVSAGRQLSPEGMEAMAGALREAVVPLDLFGKARTTWKVGIFASLQFWTRISCRFLFNYPGNGTAMPIDCRSKSP; encoded by the coding sequence ATGCCCAGCACCACAGAGCCAGCCCGCGGTATCCATtatgccgctgccgccgccgccgctccgacCGCCGGCGGCGTCGAGGCGCCGGCGCAGGGCCACGGGCACCAAAAGAGGCGGCAGCAGATCCGGCAGGAGGAGCAGCGCCCGAGCTCCGGGCTGGCGTGGGCGCTGGTGATCCTGTGCACGGTGCTGGCCATCGGCGTGATCGTGACGGGCACCACCGTGTTCGCCGTGTACCTGCTGTACAAGCCCAAGACGCCGTACCTGCTGGTCTCCGACGCGCGGCTGGAGACGCTGGTGTACGACCAGTCGGGCACCATCCGGGACCTGCAGCTGGCGCTCACGGTGCTGGCGGAGAACTCCAACTCCAAGACCGACGCCACCTTCTCCCGCGTCAACCTCGCCGTCGGGTTCCGCGGCGCCGATGTGGCGCTGCTGCGGGCCGGAACCTTCGCCGTGCCGCGccgcagcttcttgccgctccGGTATCGGGTGGTGTCGGCGGGGCGGCAGCTCAGCCCCGAGGGGATGGAGGCCATGGCCGGAGCGCTCCGGGAGGCCGTCGTGCCGCTCGACCTCTTCGGCAAGGCGCGCACCACCTGGAAGGTCGGCATCTTCGCCTCGCTCCAGTTCTGGACCCGCATCTCCTGCCGCTTCCTCTTCAACTACCCCGGCAACGGCACCGCCATGCCCATCGATTGCCGCTCCAAGTCGCCGTAG